One region of Xyrauchen texanus isolate HMW12.3.18 chromosome 11, RBS_HiC_50CHRs, whole genome shotgun sequence genomic DNA includes:
- the LOC127651233 gene encoding uncharacterized protein LOC127651233 isoform X1, giving the protein MKKWEETSTDKRHRILSPIGQTRWWAKDTALTKVFGSFGSPDSAMYVDLVLTLSVIQLDRTMKPTAIAKAKGYIEGLLKFETILTAQIFLRIFECTSPLSKYLQTNGMDLLTAHRLEVGTEDGLKKCVRDFSGVKEAADQFVVWANGELLEKEDCEMEVEVALPEKRVKKKKIMPGELAEDEPLTAAERDFEVTIHNVIMDTVTQSIHERFAVSAKLCSDFASLDPKNFPEVRDKGLPGSAMQNLSSCLMKFDARSTTGTLQAELASLATQWERLKLSPLEEYKVRTSGENDSPEGTGDEEEPCNIERPELVHVNCSMCKNCAICVYLILAQYNLLTNSYHVIGLAYKFLLTLSTTQVACERSFSTLKFVKNRLRSTIGQEHLEAFMLMATEKNILMSLDTDGVINKVAETSDLLRRQLMF; this is encoded by the coding sequence ATGAAGAAGTGGGAAGAAACCAGCACAGACAAGCGACACAGAATACTCTCTCCAATAGGACAGACACGGTGGTGGGCAAAAGATACTGCTCTCACAAAGGTGTTTGGGAGTTTTGGAAGCCCTGACAGTGCCATGTATGTAGATCTAGTCTTGACTTTATCAGTAATTCAACTAGACAGAACCATGAAGCCTACTGCTATAGCCAAGGCCAAAGGATACATTGAGGGTCTCCTAAAATTTGAGACAATTCTCACAGCCCAAATCTTCCTACGGATTTTTGAGTGCACGTCACCCCTGTCCAAATACCTGCAGACAAACGGAATGGATCTCCTGACCGCACACCGCCTGGAAGTGGGAACAGAGGATGGGCTGAAGAAGTGTGTGCGAGACTTCAGTGGCGTAAAAGAAGCTGCAGACCAGTTTGTGGTGTGGGCTAATGGTGAGCTGCTGGAGAAGGAGGACTGTGAGATGGAGGTGGAGGTAGCACTACCTGAAAAACGGGTTAAGAAAAAGAAGATCATGCCAGGAGAGCTGGCAGAAGATGAGCCCTTAACAGCAGCTGAGAGGGACTTTGAGGTGACCATACATAATGTCATTATGGATACTGTCACTCAAAGTATCCATGAGCGCTTTGCTGTGAGTGCAAAGCTTTGCTCAGATTTTGCCAGCCTTGATCCAAAAAACTTCCCTGAGGTAAGGGATAAGGGACTTCCAGGATCAGCAATGCAAAACCTCAGCAGTTGCTTAATGAAATTTGATGCCAGATCCACTACTGGTACCTTACAGGCTGAGCTGGCAAGCCTAGCCACACAGTGGGAAAGACTAAAGCTGTCCCCCCTAGAGGAGTACAAGGTGCGGACCTCAGGAGAAAATGATTCACCTGAAGGCACAGGTGATGAAGAAGAACCATGCAATATAGAAAGGCCAGAATTGGTCCATGTTAACTGTTCTATGTGTAAGAATTGTGCCATTTGTGTTTACCTTATCTTGGCACAATACAATTTACTGACAAATTCATACCATGTAATTGGACTGGCCTACAAATTTCTTTTGACATTATCCACTACTCAAGTGGCCTGTGAGAGAAGTTTTTCTACCCTTAAATTTGTGAAGAACAGACTTAGGAGCACTATCGGCCAAGAGCACTTGGAAGCATTTATGCTCATGGCAACAGAGAAAAACATTCTGATGTCCTTGGACACTGATGGGGTGATAAACAAGGTTGCAGAGACCAGTGACCTTCTCAGACGACAGCTCATGTTTTAA
- the LOC127651233 gene encoding uncharacterized protein LOC127651233 isoform X2: protein MDLLTAHRLEVGTEDGLKKCVRDFSGVKEAADQFVVWANGELLEKEDCEMEVEVALPEKRVKKKKIMPGELAEDEPLTAAERDFEVTIHNVIMDTVTQSIHERFAVSAKLCSDFASLDPKNFPEVRDKGLPGSAMQNLSSCLMKFDARSTTGTLQAELASLATQWERLKLSPLEEYKVRTSGENDSPEGTGDEEEPCNIERPELVHVNCSMCKNCAICVYLILAQYNLLTNSYHVIGLAYKFLLTLSTTQVACERSFSTLKFVKNRLRSTIGQEHLEAFMLMATEKNILMSLDTDGVINKVAETSDLLRRQLMF, encoded by the coding sequence ATGGATCTCCTGACCGCACACCGCCTGGAAGTGGGAACAGAGGATGGGCTGAAGAAGTGTGTGCGAGACTTCAGTGGCGTAAAAGAAGCTGCAGACCAGTTTGTGGTGTGGGCTAATGGTGAGCTGCTGGAGAAGGAGGACTGTGAGATGGAGGTGGAGGTAGCACTACCTGAAAAACGGGTTAAGAAAAAGAAGATCATGCCAGGAGAGCTGGCAGAAGATGAGCCCTTAACAGCAGCTGAGAGGGACTTTGAGGTGACCATACATAATGTCATTATGGATACTGTCACTCAAAGTATCCATGAGCGCTTTGCTGTGAGTGCAAAGCTTTGCTCAGATTTTGCCAGCCTTGATCCAAAAAACTTCCCTGAGGTAAGGGATAAGGGACTTCCAGGATCAGCAATGCAAAACCTCAGCAGTTGCTTAATGAAATTTGATGCCAGATCCACTACTGGTACCTTACAGGCTGAGCTGGCAAGCCTAGCCACACAGTGGGAAAGACTAAAGCTGTCCCCCCTAGAGGAGTACAAGGTGCGGACCTCAGGAGAAAATGATTCACCTGAAGGCACAGGTGATGAAGAAGAACCATGCAATATAGAAAGGCCAGAATTGGTCCATGTTAACTGTTCTATGTGTAAGAATTGTGCCATTTGTGTTTACCTTATCTTGGCACAATACAATTTACTGACAAATTCATACCATGTAATTGGACTGGCCTACAAATTTCTTTTGACATTATCCACTACTCAAGTGGCCTGTGAGAGAAGTTTTTCTACCCTTAAATTTGTGAAGAACAGACTTAGGAGCACTATCGGCCAAGAGCACTTGGAAGCATTTATGCTCATGGCAACAGAGAAAAACATTCTGATGTCCTTGGACACTGATGGGGTGATAAACAAGGTTGCAGAGACCAGTGACCTTCTCAGACGACAGCTCATGTTTTAA